In Rutidosis leptorrhynchoides isolate AG116_Rl617_1_P2 chromosome 6, CSIRO_AGI_Rlap_v1, whole genome shotgun sequence, the DNA window taacatatattgtattatacatgtattctaatatattatgtaatcttgggataccatagacacgtatgcaaatattttgacatatcatatcgacccatgtatatatattatttggaacaaccatagacactctatatgcagtaatgttggagttagctatacagggttgaggttgattccaaaaatatatatactttgagttgtgatctagcctgagacgtgtatacactgggtcgtggattgattcaagataatatatatcgatttatttctgtacatctaactgtggacaactagttgtaggttactaacgaggacagctgacataatacactcaaatctttaaaacataataaaaatggttgtaattatattttgatcaaactttgatatatatgtacatatttgtataggttcgtgagtcgatccgtggccaagtcttatttccgaggaaggaaatatctgtgaaagtgagttatagtcccacttttaaaatctaatatttttgggatgagaatacatgcaggttttataaatgatttacaaaatagacacaagtacgtgaaactacattctatggttgaattatcgaaatcgaatataccccttttataaagtctggtaatctaagaattagggaacatacaccctaattgacgggaatcctaaagatagatctattgggcctaacaaaccccatccaaagtaccggatgctttagtatttcgaaatttatatcatatccgaagggtgtcacggaatgatggggatattcttatatatgcatcttgttaatgtcggttaccaggtgttcaccatatgaatgatttttatctctatgtatgggatgtgtattgaaatatgaaatcttgtggtctattgttacgatttgatatatataggttaaacctataactcaccaacatttttgttgacgtttaaagcatgtttattctcaagtgaatactaagagcttccgctgttgcatactaaaataaggacaagatttggagtccatgtttgtatgatattgtgtaaaaactgcattcaagaaacatatgtcgatgtaatatatttgtattgtaaaccattatgtaatggtcgtgtgtaaacagtatattttagatttatcattatttgattatcattatttgataatctacgtaatgttttttttaaacctttatagataaaataaaggttatggttgttttaaaaatcaatgcagtctttgaaaaacgtctcatatagaggtcaaaacctcgcgacgaaattaattaatatggaacgtttataatcaatatgaacgggacatttcaataacttGGACCAACACCACGTTCCCATCCATAACGATGACCTAAGACATCTCGCATGATTTCCCGTTCACTCATTGGACTTTGTGCCCCAACTTGCTCATCACGCATCCGcaccatctcattcttcatagttaAAACACAAAAATAACCACCATTAGAAacttgaaaatgatgtttttattatacaaattaaAGAGCTAGTGATTATAATGACTTACATATTTGCGAACGGGTTCCTCGAAAGGTTCAAACCAATTTCCCTTGTCATCCGTGTTGTTCCTCTTATAGCCTTCGATTAAGCTCTCGTTCTCGTTAGTTTCCCGATTACGCTGTAAATATATGAAATTGAtagatatgtagatatatatatatatatttttactaatttattaatatatgtaagtatgtatatatatttatatgtaagtaTGTATATATTATCCAAAATAAAATTAAACTAACTTACATGCTCATATCGATTTTGAGCGAATGACTTTCGCCCTTGGTGAGTTTTGAGTTTTGACTTTCGCCCTTGCTTCGTATCCTAAACCAATCTCACTCATTTTCTTCTTAGCCTCATAGTGAGACTTAGGAATATTAGCGAGAGGAAATGCAGTTGTAAGTAATTGCAACAATTTGTCAAATGATGTATTGGTCCATTTACTATCTACCTTCATGTGCATCAACTTTGCCAAAAAATTAAACGCTGACATAAAGTTACAACCAGGGTATAGCTCTGTCtcgtcaagtttatctaattcgctAATACCGGCGTGTCTAGCACTTGGTGCATCAGTTGTGTTCATTGGATCATCGCCATCTATGGTTTGTTCATCTAAAGTACTATCCTCACGAAGATCGTTCAGTAAATCATGCAATCGGTCAGTCGGTTCATGTGTGACAGGTTCTGTTGGCGGTGGCATAACGATATTTTCACCATGCCATCTCCATATCTTATAACGTTCACTAAACCCGTGTTTATGTATGTGTATTTTAATTTTATTTGGCTTGTGAAATATATGGTTATCACAATTTTCACATGGACAACGACATTCCCCTTTGGTATTAAGGTATTCGTTACATCTACTTATGAACAACTCAAGACCTGACCAAAATTCTTCAGATAAACGATCTAAAGTAGTCCAACTCTTATCGATTGACATTTACTACATTTACAAATTTACAAGTAACAAATGACATAAACATGCATATAAAAATCACATATATATTAAGTCAACAAATTATTTAATAGCCAATCACAATCAAACTTTAAGTATGTAAAATATTAAACTAAGGTAAGTGGAGTGTAGAAAGGTTGGCTGCCTAACCCACTTTTTGAAAATGTGTCTCATATACGAATGCGTATATATGATTTACTATTTAAGAAAAATTCGACAGCATTTCCCCTTAGCCCCCAAATAAGTGTATGAAACACATATTCGTAGGGCAAAAGAGAAATGTTACCGAATATTTCTTATAGTAAATCAAATACACGCACTCATAACCTAAATGAGACAACACATTCAAAAAGTAGTCCCAAAACGGGGACTATCCGGAATTAATTTCTAAATTAATTCAGGACGGGTGACCTACGGTTTAAGACGGGGAATAATTAACATACCTAAACACACATCATACAAAGTAAACTTACAAAACTAAAATAAACATAAACATTAActtactaaactaacataaacattaacttactaaactaacataaacattaATTTAACAAAGTAACATACAAACTAAATTTGGATTACTAACTAAATTAAGTTACTAACTTACaaatttccaactaaattaagTTACTACCTAACAAGCAACTAACTTATAAGCTTCTAATTATCATATTGTTAACCTAAATTATCAAGTTGTAACTTGTAACCTAAATTACAAGTTACTAACTACTAATTATGAACACTAACAATAACTTAAATAACAAAAATCAAAACTAACACTATCAAAGTAACAATCATCTAAGAAAATTATCAACAATAACAACATTGTTCTAATATTATGAACACTAACTAACAACCATCTAACTAAAATTATGAACCCTAACAATATAAATCAAAATTGTAGTGTAATCTAACAAGAGAAACAAGTTTAAAGAAGCAATTCTAGCATATTTAACAACAAAAATGCATAAATCTGAAAATTAAAGATTAATGCTTGAAAACaagaaaaaacaagaaaaattaagaaaagagGAGTAGATTACTAACATTGATGAAAAATTGTTGAAGATTAAAGGTGGAATCGACCGGAATTGAGTGAAGTAGACCGAAAATTGACGGATGGGGTTTGGTGGTTGAGATGGAGTGAAATGGGGAAGTGAAAAGAAGCAGAAAGTTTTATTTTTTCTCAGGTGGTATTTGCGGCGACGCTCGCCGCAATTGCTAAAGCTACGCCGCAAATGCTTTTTGGCGGTGCACTGAATTTTCTTTGAGAGAAATTTGACTTTTGACGAAAATTTTGGATGTTACCTCAATTGCGGCGATCCTCGCCGCAAATGGTCGTTGTTTTTgttaaatttgtttttttttttataaaatgttTAATTAACCAAAAAATATTAATgctattatttgttaattaataatattttatttatttaattaaatatttaattgaTTTTATTAACAATAATCTTACTACCACCAACATTGTCGTCATCATCTTCGTcatcatcattgtcatcatcatcatcatcattgtcatcatcttcgtcatcatcgtcatcatcaccaCCAACACCAACATCATCATTAAATTGAGCCGTAATAATTTGGTGGGAAATTTTTGGCGGGAAAACATTTGGTGGGAATTTTTTGGCGGGAAAACAGATGATAGCTTTTTGTGCGGAAAAATTCTTCTATATAACTACCCCACTAATCACAACACTAGATGACTGCAACAATATGGCTGATAATTACCACTATGGTCCAGTGGAAACTTTGCCTGTGAAATTTTGTCGatcttgtggttcaaagatggTTCTCAAAACGTGCTTGACTGATGAGTACGAGTACGGTCGACGATATTATGGTTATGGTGGTACGTTCGGCACCTTGATGTCTGAACTTCGTAGAAAGCGACAAATTTGGATTGATCCGCTCTGGTCTGAAAGGGTGCTTGAGGTGATACCAGAATTGTTAAGGTCCAAAAAAGATATACAACGTTCACTCAAAACCGCAAAACGTCAAGCAaaaatgttgaaaatgatgttAATTTGTACTCTTGTAGCATTTGTGTCGTATTTCATTTTCAACTAACCGATGTAATCCCCTTTGGAAGTATTGTGTTGTAGTTTGTAGTTTCAGAATTAATTTCAGTTTCTAGTATTTCAGTTTCAGAATTAGTTTGTAGTTTCATAATTAATTTCAGTTTCTAGTATTTCTGTTTCTACTATTTCAATGCATCTTCATGGTTGATGCTGACGTCAGCCTTCCATCATCTAATCCACCACCACCACATTCATGACCAACTTTGAATGCTTAAAGTGTGTCATTGTTGTATTTTGAATTTCAATAAATTGTTGTATTTTAATAAACTGTGTAATTTTAATTTTCAATAAATCGTGTAATTTTAACATTGGATTCGTGTAATAATGTTGTGTTTAGCAGAGATGCTCTGCATAAAGTTGTGTTGAGTAGAGATGCTCTGCATAAAGGTGTGTTGAGCAGAGATGCTCTGCATAAAGTTGTGTTGAGCAGAGATGCTCTGCATAACGTTGTATTGAGCAGCGATGCTCTGCATAAAGCTGTATTTAACATGTGATTTTAATTCATGACCATTAGATTCGTTCAAACAAGTGCTTCAATCCCCTATAAATACAACCCCTCAAATGTTAACAAACCACATCTCAAACACTTATCTTTCGTTGTTATtgtgtttaataataacaatacaccaTTACAATACACCGACACATGCATAAAACTGTTACAATACACCGTTACATAACAACATTACATTACACCGTTACGTACACCGACACATAAACACCGTTACACTAGGGCGGGAAAATTTTTGGGCGGAAAACATTGGTACGGGAATTCTTGGTGGAGTGGCAGTTTGTGGATCTACTTAAAGAGTAGCCATACACACTCTTTTCATCCATATCTACCCATTCAAgtctctctatctctatctctacaaTCACACTATGAATCAACTAACACATAATAGACCTATTAGTGAAGGTCGACAAGTCAGACTACAAGATTTTCCAGAGATCGATCGTGAATTCAGAAGAATGGGTTGGCTCCCTTTCCTTTTGCTTGATAAGTTTTTTTTCCCTGCTCTCGTGCATCAATTCTATTCCAACTTTGAATTCACTAATGAACAATTGGTGAGGTTTCAAATCTATGACAGGCAACACGAGTATACTCTTGAACAATTTGGTATGCTATTGGGCGTACCATTTGTAGGTAAAAATATCTATTTTCCCAGTGAAGACCTCGAAGCTCTTCCTCATGATATTCCAAAATATGACATGGCCATACTTGTGTGTCGTATTGCGGTTCCATTCAGAACCATAGAACGTTCAGGCATCCTTGACAAATACCTTCGTCCGAGAAATATTGCTATAAGAAATGCACTTATTAGGAGTAACATGTACCACCGCGAACCAAACGTCACTCGATTGTCAATGACCGAAGCATGTCTTCACTGGTGCATAACTCACAACATCCAAGTAAATATTGCTCATTTGGTCGCTTCCCGAATGAATCAACTTCGTTATGCAGAAACAAGACCTCATCTTCCGTACGGAGCATTTCTGAACCTTCTATTTACTAGTATTGGTGCGGTTGAATGTCTGGTGGGACGACGTCCGATAGCCACGTTACCTATCGACCGGTTCTTCATCTCTGAAACATCGGCAGCATCGAGCTCAGGTTCTGAAAGTTCGTCCACTAAATCGGATGCTCGTAGTCATCCTCGTCGTCGTTATTAGTGTGTTTCAATACCAGTAACTTTGTAGTCGTGTGCTTgaagtgtgtttaattcagtaagtgtgtttaaatttagtaagtgtgtttaattttagtcgtgtgtttaattcagtaagtgtGTTTAAATGTAGTCGTGTGCTTGACAGTGTTTggtgttttaataaaagtgatgtttAAAAAAATAATCTTTTatgagtagtagtagtagtagtagtagtagtagtggtagtggtggtggtagtggtggtggtagtggtagtggtagtaaTTATGGATTAAATTATAATTTATTCAGTATTAATTATTGATTAAATTGAACTGTAATTTAAATGACAATTGTTTTTCAACATaactaataaaaatgatacaattaataccaaaataaaaacgatacaattaatactaacaaatgatacaattaatacaaaaataaaaacgatacaattaacactaaaataaaaatgatacaaataatactaaaataaaaacgatacaattaacactaaaataaaaatgatacaattaatactaaaataaaaacgatacgattaacACTAAACTTAGCTAAACTTAACAGTTTAGTTGACGGAAATTAAAACAACTTTACTCATCTTCCAAAACTAAATAAAGAGAAATGCGATTAGAACGCCAACTCAAggtttcttttataccgttccactgATCCTCTGTTCGGAGATATGTAGCAGACAATTCTGGAACACAGTCATCTTCGTAATACAAGACATCCGTGTGTTCGAACGGAACCATTTCATTCAAAAAGTATAGAAGGTCCTCTAAACCTACGTCGCGAACATCAATTTCTTCGAACGTAGATTTCGAACTACTGTTATTACGGTAGTCTCTCATTTGATTACGGAATCTACTTCCGTAATACACGTCGAAAGAGACAATCATTGGCGGAACGGTTACCATTTTCGTTGTATTTGATGTGTGTATGAGGGTAAAAATATATGTAATGTTAATTAGTTATATATCTCTGCTCTTACTTATAGAATCCGTAACGCACCTTTTGCGGCGCACACCTACTACGATGCACCGAAACTAGCGGGAAGAAAAAAACTTGCGGGAAGTAGTTTGGAGGGAAAAAATAAGCGCCAAAAACTTTTACGTCGGAGTATTAGCGGCGACCCGTCGCCGCAATTACATATGGTCCCACACTTCCATCTTTGACCAGAATTTGCTAGCgaaggaaaaaggaaaagaaaatatgGTAAATTTATTAGCAGCAAGGGAGCGCCGCAATTGCGTGTAGGCCCAATTCAACTGGTCAGAAGTCTGATTTTTTTGTCGTTTAGCGGCGAGATTGGTGCGCCGCAAAAAGCCTTCGTCGCCTGTTCTCTTTTTTCTAGTAGTGTTTCTCAacttttaaaatttatattatcttAATTTACTGTACACTTTAACATCcttacgagcaacaaaacccgatcaaggTAGTATAGTAATTAGTAAGTTAAGGATCGTCCAAAGAGATTACATGTAGCAAAATATAAGTTGTCTTTAATTTTAACTCATATGAAAAAATTAGaagtatttaatattattattatagattatctTTAATTAACTTTGGTAAGACTATCTTATGAAATACGTAGTATAGAATATGAAttgatttaaattaattaaatataataaaaggaAGCGGTTATTTGTACTTTTTAATTGGGAGGGATTCATTATTAGATAGTTTCATTACTCATACTAATACCAATAAATagcaaaataataatcatagaccaattattatccctaaaaggttaagctaaatATAACATAAAGTTCAAAAAGTAAGACTTAAAACATATATTAACTAAATGGGGGTTCAAAGTTAATATCCTGACTTATGATATTCAAATAACCACATGATAAATGTCTTCTTAATCTTGTGGTGTGGACTAAGGCAACATGTAATCAGACTGATAAATAGATAAGCTGATAAACCTAAACAGATCAATTAAAGTTACTAGCTACGAATCAATCTTTTGACTAAGTTTTCATACAATGGAAAATTGAATCCACATAAATTAGGGTTCTTCGATTAAGTCTAACAATAGTGAGTTTATTACATGAGTATAATTATTATTGAACTAGTTGATTACTACTCATGATCTTTAGCTAAACTCCATGCAATTCAAATACTTTATTGATGCGATTAATCTCAAAAGTTAGATGAATCGAGTAAAAGAATACTTAGAATTAATTACTAGTTAATTGTAGTTCTTATTACCTAATTATTAAGCATGCAGATAAAGATTTAGAACGTGACAGCAATACACAGATAAAACGACAATCACAACAACATAATTATACAGTTCTGAAAAAAAATCAGAAACTGCACAAtttgaagcacgaagccggcggctctGGATCCAAATGGCGGCTAAGATCATcacagccggcggcttcatcttaaGTCCTAGATAATTTAGTTTTCGTCCAATTAACCACTATGAAtgtttagttcataatggtagacgaaTATAAACGAATAAACAATAAATTAAACATAACTGAAAAGAAACAAGAATATAAAAGTAAAAGTacattgattaaatgaaataaaacTTGAATTAACTTGAGAAGATGATGATTACAACTTGAAAGAAAGATTAAAATTCTAAACAATTCGTAGTTTTTCGTGACTAAACCTTAAAACTCAATGTACGTGTAAAACAACAGAATTCGACCTCTATTTATAGGACTCAAAAATATAGCCTAGCTGGCGGCTAAGATAGGTCTAGCCGGCGTCTAGGGATGTCGGTTAATAAACTTTACGCGTTTAACTTGTTATTCAAGCACACGAAACCGCCAATCTGCATGTCTAGCTGGCGGCTAAGGGTGATCCAGCCGCGGCTCGGACACTTTCAATCTAGCAAGTTCATATGCATTAGGATATCGGAACTCATTTGATATACTATAATCCCTACGTGGAGGATGAGTAAAACGGCCACCATGATATCGTTTGATTGTAAACGGTCCAGGATATTCATCTACATGTAAAATAAGAATATGCAAATTTTAATCATAATCAATGAAACAGTAGAAtcatgtttaaaaaaaaatatttgaataaGAAATCTTATCATATATGTTGTTgacatcaaatgagtttaattcgtTTCACATTTGATATTAACTAGAATCCATCTGCGTGAAAACTAGGGTTTTTGCAGGTTTGTGGAGATGAAGCAGAAAAAAATGAACCGTCGTTTGGTTTTTGCAGGTTTGTGGTTTACTTGCCGATTGGAATAACTTTTATATGGAACAATTAATTGGAACGAACCAAGttgccctcacatgcatggcacatgagAGAGTTTAATGGCTTAATATTGACGGTTGTTTAACTGGGTAATAACCATGATTTTCCAACAAAACTGAGGTACTAACGAAGCAAAAAATAAAGTACAAGTGCTGTGAAGAAAAACTTAACAAACCACATGTACTATCAACGTAATTTTTTGGGTAATTAATTTATGGGTAAATTTTCCGTAAGTTCATTTTTCTTATCTTTTTTTCTTTACTATTAATACTTTTGTGTTATAATtacgtaataatgataatgataagcaTTTGGTATTATACCGATCATAGATATGCGTATTTgttatgtgatttctaaaaatgaTTCACCGTTGCACGCGCGGTCCTATCATTATCTTGTTAAACACATTTTCAAACACATGCTTAGCAATCAAGAGAAGATTTATGCATTCCATGTCAAATGTGACAAGGAAAATACCTACAGATCTCAGTATACCAAATGTATAGAACCATATATTATTTCTTATCTACCATAATAATAACTTCCTTAATATGTCTCccaataacaacaatgataataccCAACCCTATCATTGTTGGATATGATAAGGTAAAAATGTATACAATATTTCTTGTATCTCAAATAAGGGAGAATTCGTTTTCCCACCCACGGTAGATGCGGTAGAGAAAATCGAATTCAACTCTCCCACTTTTGAGAAAATATGGCATAAACTTTCTTCATATTGTACGCTTGAATTGCATTCTGGGCACTAAAGTGAAGAGAAAATCGGGACGCCCGGTAAGGTAGTACCTGCATCCGCAATAAATGTATTGCCACTTATGTATTCAGACGAATCATGAATCAAATACCTGACTAATCTAGTCAAGGCTGGATCACCCGTGCCATACGTTCTTAAAGGAACAGTCTTTTGAGCCACACTGTTGAGCCAGTTTTTTTCCATTAAACCTTCCGTGAGCTCGGACCTAAATAGCCCTGGATTTATAGAGTTCACCCTGATCTTGTACATACCGAGTTCCATAGCCATTACCTGTTCAAATCGTTCAAAttcaaataatataaaaattaataatgaAAACCATTCACGGTTTAAGAAACCCGAATAACAAACTCAAGGTTACCTTAGTTAATGTGATAATACCCGCCTTTGAAACAGAATATGCTAGACCTCCGGGTAGTTGACTACGATCAAGACCCGAAATAGATGAGATATTGATTATTGATCCTCCGCGTTTTGAATCACGCATACATATAGAAATGTACTTTGACACCAACCATGTTCCAGTTAAGTTTGTTCTCATTGTTGAATCCCACTCTTTTTCAGATAAGTCTAACGGAGTATGTATATTACCTGAAAcccataatatataataggccataCGTTAGCGTAATttaacaatcatatatatataatttaacaaTCATATGTACATACAGGGGCGGATGTACTTGGCCAGGACTGGTAGCACATGCTACCAGTGAATTTGGCCCACTAAGTgtaaaatttttgggttttcatttaGTGCAACCAATGGATTATATCTAGTGCTACCTTTTAGCCCAATTTAAAACTTCCAATCCTCACAAGTCTGTAAACAAAGAGCGAACTCAATGTTTATCTTCTTTCAGATCAACATAACGTTATCGTATAATCTCAAGTTTCAAACAATTTCGGGTATTAAATTATAATCTCCTATCTTAAAATTGGGTTTATAAATTTCTAATTTTTTTACTTTGTAATCTATTTTCTCCCCAGTAATTTTAGGGTTTATTAGTTTATTAAATGAGAACGAATGCTTAATAATATATGAgatgctaaacagtttataatgcgTGGTCAATCACTTCTTGAGGGTGATTTAGGGATTATAAGTAATTATCTATTTAGGGATTGTCACTTCAGGTATTAATTATGCTTTGCTTTGTAACAATCTAATTCACAGTGCCATGGGCTGTGACTTGTTTAATTTAAACGTTTATAGATTTTTTTTGTACTCGGGTCTTGAGTTTATACACTTTAGCTAACAATTGCTAGCTAATTACTCGGGTCACGGATAGAAGATGTTTTCTCCAATGAAGCTTGTAAAATTCAAATTACGAAATCGAATATGTTTTTTGAACGACTTTCTAATTGGTGCCGTACAAAAGAAGCACTTCTTAATGCTTAAATCGAAGTCGTAATGAAGCGCTTTCGACGGATGAAAAATCGTAAAGGACAACTGAACTAGCTAGGAGGTAACTTATAAAATCTTTTAATGatatactattataattataattgttgttgttattatattaatattattataattataattgttgttgttattatattaatattaattttaataaatattaataatattattataattataatgtgcTACCAGTGGCTTTGATTCTTAGATCCGCCACTgtgtacatacatacatgtatatgtacatacatacatgtattatcttgaatgttatttttgtcgatcgttttccagcctaaataataacattcatcacgaagtgtctcttctaaatgttcatattttcgtgtgatcttgatgccggaaaaaaaaattacaaaaaaaacgaaaaaaaaattttttgcttccccccgcttccccctattggttacttccccattgatcctgcctatatatatatatatatatatatatatatattatttgagatagTTCTGCTATTCATAACATAAAGCGTGAAGCTTCAGCTACTTGTGTTCTGCTTATCGTGACACACGCAACATAATAGTAAGATTGACCAATAACTAGAATCTTACATATCATGACCATAAGTAACACTTACAAGGCCCTCACAGACACACACAACAACATATTTACTACGTAATAGACAAAAATACATAACCGTACGTCTTGTGCATAACGATCATCTAAAACCAAATGGTTCCACTTTCGGGTTATACCCGTGTCATAAAGAGCAGCCAAACAGGGACTCGTCTTACTCAAAGTTAAATTAGAAGTGCCAAGTCCAATAATATCATTATCgtatatcataaatcataaatcataaaatgatgtaataattaattataagaataaagataaaaaaaatatatcaagtattcacaacagaaaaaaaaaaaaaagagatgatATCAATTTGCGATTTAGTATATATCAAAGGTGACTAATTTGATTATATATTAGGATCAATTTGAAATACCAGATGGATATGAAGTAGAAAAGTATGctcttggggggggggggggggggggggggggggggtggttaAATATCgggtatttaaaaacaaaaaaacttGCGTTATTGGGTAAATGGTGGTGGGGGTTCAAAACCGAAACTACGTCCCTTTGGGCAAGAGTAATTCGTAGCATTTATGGTTCTAATGGTGGCCTAAATTTGGATGGTGGATTCTCCCACACTTCGTCTTTAGGTATTTGGAATAATATCATTCGTGCAGGTAAAGAAATCGAAGACGCTAAAGTTTCATTTTCAGTTTCGTTTTCAAGAAAAATTGGCAACGGACGATCTACCTCTTTCTGGAACGACATTTGGATAGGAAATTCAAGCTTTCGGGACATGTTTCCGAGACTGTTCATGTTGGACgtgttggttttattttttgatagaaaaaattgatatggttactt includes these proteins:
- the LOC139855826 gene encoding uncharacterized protein, with amino-acid sequence MTTVSTKLEPWQNLDGKVVMVTGASSGLGRDFCIDLAKSGCKIVAAARRIDRLESLCDQINQIGREKHDDVANNLRAVAVELDISANGAAIEVSIEKAWKAFGHIDCLINNAGVRGNIHTPLDLSEKEWDSTMRTNLTGTWLVSKYISICMRDSKRGGSIINISSISGLDRSQLPGGLAYSVSKAGIITLTKVMAMELGMYKIRVNSINPGLFRSELTEGLMEKNWLNSVAQKTVPLRTYGTGDPALTRLVRYLIHDSSEYISGNTFIADAGTTLPGVPIFSSL